In Cucurbita pepo subsp. pepo cultivar mu-cu-16 chromosome LG10, ASM280686v2, whole genome shotgun sequence, the DNA window ACAAGAGATCAGATAACCTACACTAACAAATAGAGCTGTAACCGTGGAAGATCAGATAGAGCTGCAACCACAGagcatactaatggagatagtattcctcacttataaactcacgatcttccactaaattaaccaatgtgggactcacacctaataatcctcaacaatcctctcctcgagtaaagtacactataagcctcccctgaggctggagctctcgaatagcctccccttaatcgaggctcgactccttttttctggagtcctcgaacaaagtacaccctttgttcgacactttagtcacttttgactacaccttcaaggctcacaattctttgttcgatatttgaggattttactgacatgactaagtttagggcatgactcttataccaaattgttgaacacaactctttgtGGGAAACACTTGCACTTTTTATTAACACCAACCGGAGAATGCAAGACACTCagaatactattttttttttattgtttttggatttcttggatGAAACCTAGGTAGGGTGTTAGGGTATATACTAGACTCTACGAGACCtaacaaatctaaattttttcctaaaatatctatatctccctaaaatatatagatattgtttcctaaaatctctactaaaatagctggtacaattattgggcttgactctattgggctGATGATATTTCAACAGAATATAATCCTATCCCCCATCCCATTTATTTAACGTGAAAAAATGTCCCTCATTCCCCATCTAAATGGTGAATCCTCTCCCACTTCGAGACGGGTCCCTGCAGAtaaaatagacatctctagAAGGTACATGATGACCACCTCTAATAGATTGGGAAGAAGTCatgataaaattgaatattaggGTTGTAACAGCCCGTTCTTCGATATTTCGAATCACGGACAATCACGTATAGACCAGGATTATAGACTCCTTTTACAAAACGAGCTTTAAAATACAAAGGAAACGACCATACACGATGTAGCAATCATCCTATAGTCGTGTAGCTCTAATACGTTCCCGCTATCGACTTTATAGATCTTGTTGTTTGGtccttacaatttttttataaaaaaaaataaaaatcttcattttttccaaATTACTTTTGGCATTTAAACAACTCAAAATCTATGCACTTGGCAAACAAATTCAAGGGCTCCAAGTTCTCCTTCCCCTTGGTGATCCGACCCTAATTCGCTTTAGCCGCTGTATTTTCTGTCAATTCTTTCCAATTTCTAGAGgtttttcttctcccttttcCCAGGTGCGAATTAAAGCTATCTATTCCATGAACTCGATTTCCTTGCttcttgattttttcattatctGAACTGGGTTTCTTGATTTGAACTCGCGGGACTTCTTTTCTCTTGATTTCCCGAGAAATTTCGTGTTCTGTTTCACTCTCTGTGATTGAAAATCTATTGCACATAAGATGTTTGATAAAATTCCCTTGAATCGATGCTCAGATTTTGTTTGGGAGGTTTTGGTTATTGAATGAGCTTATTGCGCCTCAATTTGCAGGACTTTCTGTGATTTCCTTGCTTCTACTTTTTTCATTCTCTGAACTGGCTTTCTTGATTTGAACTCGCTGTACTTCATTTCTCTTGATTTCCCGAGAAATTTCGTGTTCTGTTTCACTCTCTGTGATTGAAAATCTATTGCACATAAGATGTTTGATAAAATTCCCTTGAATCGATGCTCAGATTTTGTTTGGGAGGTTTTGGTTATTGAATGAGCTTATTGCGCCTCAATTTGCAGGACTTTCTGTGATTTCCTTGCTTCTACTTTTTTCATTCTCTGAACTGGCTTTCTTGATTTGAACTCGCTGTACTTCATTTCTCTTGATTTCCCGAGAAATTTCGTGTTCTGTTTCACTCTCTGTGATTGAAAATCTATTGCACATAAGATGTTTGATAAAATTCCCTTGAACCGATGCTCAGATTTTGCTTAGGAGGTTTTGGTTATTGAATGAGCTTATCGCGCCTCAATTTGCAGGACTTTCTGTGTTTTTCATATTTCCAAAGCTTCGTTTCATCTTCCGAGTAAACAGTTTTTATGTGTTTTTCCAGTGGAGGTGGAAGCGAACTAGTTGTGCAGAAAAAATGCTGCCGCAACGGATGAAGACGGCCATTACAGATAACCCGAAGAAGCTTGCTAGCTTGATTGATCTCGTAAACCTTCCTTCAACTCTCAGGGAGTTTGTGGGACAGTCCCAAATTTCTCGTCTCGGCTGTTTCAAGTATGTGTGGTCATATATCAAAACCAATAATCTTCAGGTTCTATTCTTTGTCTCCAATTATggccttttttttatatatatagttttcgATGCATATTGTTTATACTGCTATCAACCTATAACAGAGAGTTCCCTTGTTAAATCTACTTTCAAAATAGTTTTCATAGATTCTATATTGTATTCTGGTTGAAGTATGGCGTAAAATGGGCACGAGGGTAAGGAACGAAAGGAAAAGAGTAAtcaaagaggagaagaaaggtCATGAATCTGAATAATCAGGATGATAAAGAATATCTTGAAATGGAAGTTATGACAACCTGATGGAGGGTCAAGGTCCTTGGAACGTCCCTAGATTTGAATAATCAAATACATGACGGTCCTTGGAACGTAGATTATGAGAACCTGATGTACATGACATAATCTAGGTTCTCAAGTATACGTGACAGTCCTTGGTCCTTGGAACGTCCCTAGATTTGAATAATCAAATATGTGACAGTCCTTGGAACGTCACTTCATGTATACTTTGAAACTAGATTATGAGAACCTGATGTACATGACATAATCTAGGTTCTTAAGTATACGTGACAGTCCTTGGTCCTTGGAACGCCACGTATACTTTGAAACTGTATAGAAGAGCTACAAGATACTCAAGTATTCGAGGTACTTGGAACGTTCCTAGATTTGAATATACACACTCGAGCCTAAACCATCTGAACAGTTCTCTACCTTCATCGTTTACCACTCACTGGATTTGTAACAAATCCCCCCAACAATTCACCCAAATAATATTAACTACTCCGGTGGGATTCTTATCAAAGAAGAGATCCCAAATGAATTGgcttcttcaaaaaaaaaaaaaaccttgttCGTTGGAAGTTCTATCTTGTGCTTGGTACTGTACGGTTCCACTCTAGAAGAACTCCGAATCATTCTCTTGAAGCTCTTCCTCTTAAAAGCCCCAGGGGACCATATTCTAGGAGCTCAAACTATGTGATTGAATAAATCCTCCTTTATCTGTTGCAGGTCGAGGACTCCTCCTCCCCCTTCTTCAAACTCCGATTCATATTGTTCAACCACAGGGTCACAGAAGAAATGTGATCTTGATTTATTACCCCAGGGAAGACTTAACTACTAGGTCATAGGCAACATAGAGGAGCTCATAACCCACCAAACCCATCTTTCAAGCTTTACTGACTCAATGCTAATACCAACTAACAAAAATTTCGTCTTATTTTACCTATCAAATTCTATTAAGGCCCACAAAGGACTCCTCCTTAAGCATAAGGAAATAGTATTATAAACTGTAAATGAGTAAGATGGATGATTTTTGTCTCTCCCAACAAACAACCCTTCTGCTAAACCTTTATCCATGCCTCTCAAAATAAGTCCGTTAAGCACATCCACTACCACCCCAAAAGAGAATGATGCTTGATTTTACTTGTAAACTCAATAACTTTTAGTTGATCATGAGTtacaagtaaggaatacatctccattggtacgaggccttttgggggaaaccaaaagcaaagcgacgagagcttatgctcaaagtggacaatatcataccattgtgaagagtcatGGTTCATAACATTTGCATTACACGTTATTATTGTTCTATGGTCATGTATTATGATTTTGGGAAGCTAGAAGTACTTGAAACTTGAATGAAGTAgcacttctttttctaaatgttaaaaatatgtttctGGGTATGTACCTTTGTCCAGGATCCAACCAACAAGAATGTGGTCATTTGTGATGAGAAGTTAAAGAGTATATTGCTAGGCAAGTCCAAGATTGAGCTAGCCGAACTTCCCGCGCtgattaaattacattttccCAAGAACCCCAAGTGAGTTATGCTTCCAG includes these proteins:
- the LOC111804496 gene encoding upstream activation factor subunit UAF30, giving the protein MLPQRMKTAITDNPKKLASLIDLVNLPSTLREFVGQSQISRLGCFKYVWSYIKTNNLQDPTNKNVVICDEKLKSILLGKSKIELAELPALIKLHFPKNPK